From the genome of Papaver somniferum cultivar HN1 chromosome 2, ASM357369v1, whole genome shotgun sequence, one region includes:
- the LOC113352766 gene encoding DNA-binding protein REB1-like: MDAAKPVATPLAVNTKISRLSTQRFEDPTLYRSVCGALQYLHLTRPDIAVAVNKVCQFMQDPYIEHCELIKRILRYLKHTVQHGLDLRKFSDISLHAYSDSDWAGSLDDRRSTSGYFIYFGNNLVSWTARKQKTVSKSSTEAEYRGITITTSELIWLQSLLKELGVEVRAPSIWFISFDYIKSLVPPGMDEEIILQTSGKKKHKRIKEKEALTSSEVPSEEKKKHKKSKEKEILSSSQVSTDMGGEQKVKGSEKKEDVPDNGKEKSGKRKNKKDKEMVTECSDVDCATDQVASKGKDHIGVTGEENNEHLKTGKGKMNENGGDSGESYIEKSGGAAQSGSRSSKKRNREEEVLDVAIGEGKEEKKKRARRVKFAIHRQENLRKNLVQGKRFTGQEDQIIKDAVHNYIERYLKLSGDALPYRPYEAVYQRGHTLFERGDSFRWTEDEKAFVLKFYEKHGPDWKGLGLALGKHRHHVRDAWRRTFRADLKTGNWDQSEYQSLFNLVNKDLRMRMYEERTSKHGMIRDNISWQAISNRLATRTEMSCCIKWYDQLSSSMVKEGKWSDTDDYRLLDELFRLDACCIEDVDWDNLLGHRPGDITLKRWRQMVNHIGIHGLQSFAGQVEVLAKRYCPELLEVREVLDSRPEVD; encoded by the exons ATGGATGCTGCAAAACCAGTTGCTACTCCCTTGGCTGTGAACACTAAAATCAGCAGATTGAGTACACAAAGATTTGAGGATCCAACTCTTTATCGAAGTGTctgtggagcattgcagtatctaCATCTCACTCGTCCTGATATTGCTGTCGCAGTAAACAAAGTGTGCCAGTTCATGCAAGACCCTTACATCGAGCATTGTGAGCTAATCAAACGCATACTCAGGTATCTCAAACACACAGTTCAACATGGTTTGGATTTGCGAAAATTTTCAGATATCAGTCTTCATGCCTACTctgactctgattgggctggGAGTCTCGATGATCGCAGATCCACTAGTGGATACTTCATCTATTTTGGCAACAATCTTGTATCTTGGACCGCaaggaaacagaaaactgtttccaAGTCGAGCACTGAAGCAGAATATAGAGGTATAACCATAACAACTTCTGAACTAATCTGGCTTCAATCTTTGCTAAAAGAACTTGGTGTTGAAGTAAGAGCTCCGTCAATCTG GTTTATCTCTTTTGATTACATTAAGTCTTTGGTACCTCCTGGAATGGATGAAGAGATTATACTGCAAACGAGCGGAAAGAAGAAGCACAAGAGAATCAAGGAGAAAGAGGCTTTGACCTCTTCAGAAGTACCTTCAGAGGAGAAAAAGAAGCACAAGAAaagcaaggaaaaagagattttaAGTTCTTCACAGGTATCTACAGATATGGGAGGTGAGCAAAAAGTTAAGGGGTCTGAGAAGAAAGAAGATGTTCCTGATAATGGGAAAGAAAAAAGTGGTAAACGCAAAAATAAGAAAGACAAGGAAATGGTTACGGAGTGCAGTGATGTAGACTGTGCAACTGATCAAGTGGCTTCTAAAGGGAAGGATCACATTGGTGTGACTGGCGAGGAAAATAATGAGCATTTGAAGACGGGGAAGGGTAAGATGAATGAAAATGGAGGTGATTCCGGAGAAAGCTACATTGAAAAGTCTGGTGGTGCCGCTCAATCTGGTTCTCGTTCTTCTAAGAAGAGGAACAGAGAGGAGGAAGTCCTAGATGTAGCTATAGGAGAGgggaaggaggagaagaagaaaagggcCAGAAGAGTGAAATTTGCTATTCATCGGCAGGAAAACCTAAGAAAGAATTTGGTTCAAGGTAAGAGGTTCACGGGGCAAGAAGATCAAATAATCAAAGATGCTGTTCACAACTATATAGAG AGGTATTTGAAACTTTCAGGGGATGCCTTACCGTATAGGCCTTACGAAGCAGTATATCAGAGAGGACATACTTTGTTTGAGAGGGGCGACTCATTTAGATGGACTGAGGATGAGAAAGCATTCGTCTTAAA GTTTTATGAAAAGCATGGTCCAGATTGGAAAGGCTTGGGCCTAGCCCTCGGAAAACATCGACATCATGTGAGAGATGCATGGCGTCGGACATTTCGTGCGGATCTTAAAACAG GGAACTGGGATCAGTCGGAGTATCAGTCTTTGTTCAATTTAGTGAACAAAGATTTGAGAATGCGTATGTATGAGGAAAGGACATCGAAGCATGGCATG ATACGTGACAATATCAGTTGGCAAGCGATTAGTAACCGTTTGGCTACTCGAACAGAAATGAGTTGCTGTATAAAATG GTATGACCAATTATCATCATCTATGGTAAAAGAAGGTAAATGGTCCGACACAGACGATTATCGATTGCTGGATGA ACTTTTTAGGCTGGATGCTTGCTGCATTGAAGATGTTGACTGGGATAATCTTCTTGGGCATAG GCCTGGAGATATTACTCTGAAACGTTGGAGACAGATGGTAAATCACATTGGTATCCATGGACTGCAATCCTTCGCAGGACAAGTAGAAGTGCTCGCCAAACGCTATTGCCCTGAGCTACTTGAAGTTAGAGAAGTTCTTGACAGTAGACCTGAGGTTGACTGA